One Methylophilus sp. TWE2 DNA segment encodes these proteins:
- a CDS encoding glycosyltransferase family 1 protein: MMLIVTDTFQQTNGVSTTYKNLRRVARSRNLRFRVLHPSLFRWMPLPFYPEIQLNLQPWRLWRTLNRMQPTQLHIATEGLMGLVARCWCKLHKKPYTTSYHTRFPEYLQLMWHIPSRWTYGYLRWFHRDALTTFVTTESMRRTLLKQGFKHLVIWSRGVSEQLISTSHAASSGSKLRVLNVGRVSKEKNLDALCVYQDEFEITIVGDGPYLNELKQKYPRVHFVGYHYGQALAELYANNDVFAFPSRTDTFGIVMIEAMCNGLPVAAFNVTGPCDVVEQGFSGVLYHDLKQAILRCRSLDRQAIRLKARSLWSWSHCFDTFQHHYQQSAEQFAERPSHMQHDEHTPMR, from the coding sequence ATGATGTTGATTGTGACTGACACCTTTCAGCAAACAAATGGTGTTTCAACAACCTATAAAAACTTGCGCCGCGTCGCCCGTTCACGCAATCTCCGCTTCAGGGTATTGCATCCCAGCTTGTTTCGCTGGATGCCATTACCGTTTTACCCCGAAATACAGCTCAACTTGCAACCGTGGCGGCTTTGGCGCACGCTCAACCGCATGCAACCAACGCAATTGCATATCGCTACCGAAGGTTTGATGGGCCTGGTGGCACGTTGCTGGTGCAAACTGCACAAAAAACCATATACCACCTCTTACCACACGCGTTTTCCTGAATATCTGCAACTAATGTGGCATATTCCATCGCGCTGGACCTATGGCTATTTACGCTGGTTTCACCGTGACGCATTGACGACGTTTGTCACCACAGAAAGCATGCGCCGGACATTGCTAAAACAGGGATTTAAGCACCTGGTCATCTGGTCGCGCGGCGTGTCCGAGCAACTGATAAGCACATCACATGCAGCCTCTTCAGGGAGCAAGTTACGCGTGCTGAATGTTGGTCGCGTCAGCAAAGAAAAGAACCTGGATGCCTTGTGTGTATATCAGGACGAATTTGAGATCACCATCGTCGGTGACGGCCCATATTTAAACGAATTAAAGCAAAAATATCCGCGTGTGCATTTTGTGGGATACCACTACGGCCAGGCATTAGCTGAGCTGTATGCAAATAACGACGTGTTTGCCTTCCCCTCACGTACAGACACGTTTGGCATTGTGATGATAGAAGCCATGTGTAATGGTTTGCCCGTGGCGGCTTTTAACGTTACTGGGCCATGTGACGTTGTCGAACAAGGATTTTCGGGTGTGCTATACCACGATCTGAAGCAGGCCATCCTGCGTTGTCGGTCATTGGATAGACAGGCGATCCGCCTCAAGGCGCGCAGTCTCTGGAGCTGGTCTCACTGTTTTGATACCTTTCAACACCATTACCAACAATCTGCAGAACAGTTTGCGGAACGACCCTCCCACATGCAACATGACGAACACACACCAATGCGGTAA
- the apbC gene encoding iron-sulfur cluster carrier protein ApbC, producing MAISELLIQSTLKLCIDPNTGKDFISGKSIKNIQINGNDVSLDVVLGYPAQTQLEVIRKQVSEALSSIEGIGKVTVNVGCRIVAHSVQRGVNLLPNVKNVIAVASGKGGVGKSTTSVNLALALAAEGATVGLLDADIYGPSQPQMLGISGRPDSADGKSIEPMRAHGIQAMSIGFLVDTDTPMVWRGPMVTGALEQLLRDTRWQDLDYLVIDLPPGTGDIQLTLAQKIPVTGAIIVTTPQDIALLDARKGLKMFEKVGIPILGIVENMSTHICSNCGHEEHIFGAGGGALMAKDYNVDLLGSLPLDMSIRMQADGGQPTVVAHPESAIANTYKEIARKAASKIAIASLDHSAKFPNIVIQKT from the coding sequence ATGGCCATCAGCGAATTATTGATTCAAAGCACCCTAAAACTTTGCATAGACCCAAATACCGGCAAAGACTTTATCAGTGGAAAATCTATTAAAAATATCCAGATAAATGGTAACGACGTCAGTCTGGATGTGGTGCTGGGCTATCCGGCCCAAACACAACTGGAGGTGATCCGCAAGCAAGTGTCTGAGGCCTTGAGCAGTATTGAAGGCATAGGCAAGGTCACCGTCAATGTGGGTTGTCGTATTGTTGCGCACAGCGTGCAACGCGGCGTCAATTTGCTGCCCAATGTGAAAAACGTGATTGCGGTGGCTTCCGGCAAAGGTGGCGTGGGCAAATCCACCACCTCCGTCAACCTGGCACTGGCGCTAGCCGCAGAGGGAGCGACTGTGGGCCTGCTAGATGCCGATATCTACGGCCCCAGCCAGCCACAGATGCTGGGTATTTCCGGCCGCCCTGACAGCGCCGATGGCAAAAGCATAGAACCCATGCGTGCGCATGGCATTCAGGCCATGAGCATCGGTTTTTTGGTGGATACAGATACACCTATGGTTTGGCGCGGCCCCATGGTGACTGGCGCTTTAGAACAACTATTACGCGATACGCGCTGGCAAGACCTCGATTATCTAGTCATAGACCTGCCACCGGGCACGGGTGACATTCAATTAACACTGGCACAAAAAATTCCTGTGACAGGTGCGATCATTGTCACGACGCCACAAGACATTGCCTTGCTTGATGCGCGCAAAGGCTTGAAAATGTTTGAGAAAGTCGGCATCCCTATCCTGGGCATCGTCGAAAACATGAGCACGCATATCTGCTCCAATTGCGGCCATGAAGAACATATTTTTGGTGCCGGTGGTGGCGCGCTCATGGCTAAAGATTACAACGTAGATTTACTCGGCAGTTTGCCCTTGGATATGAGCATCCGCATGCAGGCAGATGGCGGCCAGCCTACCGTGGTTGCACACCCGGAAAGCGCGATTGCGAATACTTATAAAGAGATTGCACGCAAAGCGGCGAGCAAAATCGCCATTGCCAGCCTGGACCACAGCGCCAAGTTTCCTAACATTGTGATCCAGAAAACCTGA
- a CDS encoding DUF1003 domain-containing protein, translating to MTLREHHIAEGLMGAQYEAMDEHMQRVARHVTERHPVSRNLAAPPTQETLSRGQRAADAMARFGGSWAFIFVFMLVLVGWVILNSVILLRYGNAFDPYPYILLNLFMSMLASIQAPIILMSQNRQAEIDRQQAEHDYEVNLKAELEILLLHEKMDHLREQQWQELIGLQQQQISLLEKLLAGKPQ from the coding sequence ATGACACTCCGCGAACACCATATTGCTGAAGGCCTGATGGGTGCGCAATACGAAGCGATGGATGAGCATATGCAACGGGTGGCACGCCATGTTACCGAACGCCACCCGGTTTCGCGTAACCTGGCTGCACCCCCCACCCAGGAAACATTGAGCCGAGGTCAACGTGCCGCCGATGCCATGGCACGCTTCGGCGGCTCCTGGGCCTTTATTTTCGTGTTTATGCTCGTCTTGGTGGGCTGGGTCATTCTCAACTCGGTCATCCTGTTGCGATATGGCAACGCGTTTGATCCCTACCCCTATATTTTGCTCAACCTGTTCATGTCCATGCTGGCTTCAATCCAGGCACCGATTATCCTCATGTCACAAAACCGCCAGGCAGAAATTGACCGCCAGCAAGCCGAGCATGACTATGAAGTGAATTTAAAAGCAGAGTTGGAAATATTGTTGTTGCACGAAAAAATGGATCACTTGCGAGAACAGCAATGGCAGGAACTGATTGGTTTACAGCAACAGCAAATCAGCTTGCTGGAAAAACTATTAGCCGGAAAGCCCCAATAA
- the zwf gene encoding glucose-6-phosphate dehydrogenase, whose translation MTNKIDPCTLVLFGASGNLARVKLYPGLFRLDMLGRLPDDMKIIGVGRQVVDLDAWRADIKSMLDTKFKKGYDQKVFERFIARNFYHANPPTDPDAFKKLKATLSDEKTFPQNLAYFLSVRPVDFAPVVESLANVGLTQEDKYWRRVVIEKPFGTDLPSAKELQAAITKHLKESQIYRIDHYLGKSALQNILLQRFTNTVLEPIWNNQYIDHVQITNTEMLGVGDRTQFYDSTGALRDMLQSHILQTLALTAMEQPKDLSPEGVRDAKIKLLEEIRPIPVKELEKHAFRAQYAAGEINGEKVPGYLEELGNKDSVVETYAALKLFIDNPRWKGVPFYIRTAKRLHEADTRISIRFKKAPLQINDQDQNWLIIGIQPRECIKLEIQSKIPGLDVQTRTIQLDAANRWDSDDSVDAYEALLLNLMQGDNSNYLHISEAEAQWRLVDPVVKAWAEDKRPVLQYPAGSRDPIESKVIFEGEDQFWRYSIELGGDKF comes from the coding sequence ATGACGAATAAAATTGATCCATGCACCCTGGTATTGTTTGGCGCGAGTGGCAACCTGGCCCGCGTAAAACTATATCCTGGTTTGTTCAGGCTAGACATGCTGGGCCGCTTGCCTGATGACATGAAAATTATCGGCGTTGGCCGCCAAGTGGTTGATCTGGACGCCTGGCGTGCAGACATCAAATCCATGCTGGATACCAAATTCAAAAAAGGCTACGACCAGAAAGTGTTCGAGCGCTTTATCGCCCGTAACTTCTATCATGCCAACCCGCCGACAGATCCAGACGCTTTCAAAAAACTGAAAGCGACCCTGAGTGACGAAAAAACCTTCCCGCAGAACCTGGCTTACTTCCTGTCTGTACGTCCCGTTGACTTTGCCCCAGTGGTGGAATCCCTGGCAAATGTTGGCCTGACTCAAGAAGACAAATACTGGCGCCGTGTAGTGATCGAGAAACCATTCGGTACGGACCTGCCATCTGCGAAAGAGCTGCAGGCTGCGATCACCAAGCACCTCAAAGAAAGCCAAATCTACCGTATCGACCACTACCTGGGTAAATCTGCCTTGCAGAATATTTTGCTGCAGCGCTTTACCAATACGGTGCTGGAGCCGATCTGGAACAACCAGTATATCGACCACGTACAAATCACCAACACCGAAATGCTGGGTGTAGGCGACCGTACACAGTTCTATGACAGCACTGGCGCATTGCGTGACATGCTGCAAAGCCATATTTTGCAAACATTGGCTTTAACCGCCATGGAGCAGCCAAAAGACCTGTCTCCTGAAGGCGTGCGTGATGCGAAAATCAAATTGCTTGAAGAAATTCGCCCAATTCCCGTTAAAGAGCTGGAAAAACACGCATTCCGTGCACAATACGCTGCTGGCGAAATCAACGGCGAAAAAGTCCCTGGCTACCTGGAAGAATTAGGCAACAAGGACAGCGTCGTTGAAACCTATGCGGCGTTGAAACTGTTTATCGATAATCCGCGCTGGAAAGGTGTACCGTTCTATATCCGTACGGCAAAACGCCTGCACGAAGCCGACACACGCATTTCCATCCGCTTCAAGAAGGCACCTTTGCAAATCAATGACCAGGACCAGAACTGGCTCATTATCGGCATCCAGCCTCGCGAGTGTATCAAGCTGGAAATCCAGTCCAAGATTCCTGGCCTGGACGTGCAAACACGTACCATCCAGTTGGATGCAGCTAACCGTTGGGATAGCGACGACTCCGTAGATGCCTACGAAGCCCTCTTGCTGAACCTGATGCAAGGTGACAACTCCAACTACCTGCATATTTCTGAAGCTGAAGCACAATGGCGCCTGGTCGACCCAGTCGTGAAAGCTTGGGCGGAAGACAAGCGCCCTGTGCTTCAGTATCCTGCTGGCAGCCGTGATCCGATTGAATCCAAAGTGATTTTTGAAGGTGAAGACCAGTTCTGGCGTTACAGCATTGAACTGGGCGGCGACAAGTTTTAG
- a CDS encoding fasciclin domain-containing protein yields MNKLLALTLLAMSYAHHANADTLLQTADQEGDFKTFLQAVKTAGLESTLNDKGPITLFAPNDAAFAKLPKAKFKALMANPTELKKVLNYHIYPGKITQADVSAGKVKSLEGADLMLSVTDGVKVDNVKVVGDEINADNGVIHIMSAVLIPKS; encoded by the coding sequence ATGAACAAACTACTTGCACTGACCCTGTTAGCGATGAGCTATGCCCATCATGCCAATGCAGACACCTTGCTGCAAACCGCTGATCAAGAAGGTGACTTCAAGACCTTTTTACAAGCCGTTAAAACGGCCGGCCTAGAGAGCACGCTCAATGATAAAGGCCCGATTACCCTGTTTGCCCCTAATGATGCGGCGTTTGCCAAACTACCAAAAGCAAAATTTAAAGCCTTGATGGCTAATCCCACAGAGCTGAAAAAAGTGCTCAACTACCATATTTATCCCGGCAAAATTACCCAGGCTGACGTAAGCGCTGGCAAAGTCAAATCGCTCGAAGGTGCTGACCTGATGCTCTCTGTGACTGATGGTGTGAAAGTCGATAATGTTAAGGTGGTGGGCGATGAAATCAATGCGGATAATGGCGTCATTCATATCATGAGTGCGGTGCTGATCCCAAAGAGTTGA
- the gnd gene encoding phosphogluconate dehydrogenase (NAD(+)-dependent, decarboxylating) — protein sequence MKLAMIGLGKMGGNMAARLLRHKINVVGFDFNTEFVNRLVKEEGMEAATSVADAVSKLEGQKIVWLMLPAGEITENQIKDLIPMLNKGDIIVDGGNSNYKHSQRRGAMLAEHGIGFIDCGTSGGVWGLENGYCLMYGGEKQYADVLAPYAQALTHADRGWAHVGPVGSGHFTKMIHNGIEYGMMQAFAEGLDLIKGKEDFNLDLAQITELWRHGSVVRSWLLDLTAEALKGDQKLEAIAPYVADSGEGRWTVVEAVEQGVAAPVLTVALQARFRSQDSKGYSYKLLSLMRNAFGGHAVKTK from the coding sequence ATGAAATTAGCAATGATTGGCTTGGGCAAAATGGGCGGCAACATGGCTGCACGCTTGCTGCGTCACAAAATCAACGTAGTTGGCTTTGACTTCAACACCGAATTCGTTAACAGACTGGTTAAAGAAGAAGGCATGGAAGCGGCAACCTCTGTGGCGGATGCTGTAAGCAAACTCGAAGGCCAAAAAATTGTCTGGCTGATGTTGCCTGCTGGCGAAATCACCGAAAATCAAATCAAAGATTTGATTCCAATGCTGAACAAAGGCGACATCATCGTCGATGGCGGCAACTCCAACTACAAACACAGTCAGCGTCGCGGTGCAATGTTGGCTGAGCACGGTATCGGCTTTATCGATTGCGGTACTTCTGGCGGTGTTTGGGGCCTGGAAAACGGCTACTGCCTGATGTACGGCGGTGAAAAACAATATGCAGATGTATTGGCACCTTACGCTCAGGCACTGACGCACGCAGACCGTGGTTGGGCACACGTGGGTCCAGTCGGCTCCGGCCACTTCACAAAAATGATCCATAACGGTATCGAATACGGCATGATGCAAGCGTTTGCCGAAGGTCTGGACCTGATCAAAGGTAAAGAAGACTTCAACCTGGATCTGGCGCAAATCACTGAATTGTGGCGTCATGGCTCCGTCGTTCGCAGCTGGTTGCTGGATCTGACTGCTGAAGCATTGAAAGGTGACCAGAAGCTGGAAGCCATCGCTCCTTATGTTGCTGACTCCGGCGAAGGCCGCTGGACAGTGGTTGAAGCGGTTGAACAAGGTGTTGCTGCGCCAGTATTGACTGTTGCATTGCAAGCCCGTTTCCGCAGCCAGGACTCCAAAGGTTACAGCTACAAACTGTTGTCACTGATGCGTAATGCATTTGGTGGCCACGCAGTTAAAACCAAGTAA
- a CDS encoding arginine/lysine/ornithine decarboxylase, which produces MKFRFPIVIIDEDFRSENSSGLGIRVLAKAIEDEGLEVLGVTSYGDLTSFAQQQSRASAFILSIDDEEIVEEKPEAIEQLRNFVQEIRYRNEEIPIFLHGETRTSRHIPNDVLRELHGFIHMNEDTPEFVARLIIREAKAYLDSLPPPFFKALTHYAADGSYSWHCPGHSGGVAFLKSPVGQMFHQFFGENMLRADVCNAVDELGQLLDHTGPVAASERNAARIYNCDHLYFVTNGTSTSNKIVWNSTVAPGDIVVVDRNCHKSVLHSIIMTGAVPVFLMPTRNHFGIIGPIPKSEFAWENIQKKIERNPFATDKNAKPRVLTITQSTYDGVLYNVEEIKEMLDGKIDTLHFDEAWLPHATFHDFYGDYHAIGADRPRCKESMVFSTQSTHKLLAGLSQASQILVQDADQNRLDRDVFNEAYLMHTSTSPQYSIIASCDVAAAMMEAPGGTALVEESLKEALDFRRAMRKVDEEWGTDWWFKVWGPTDLSEDGLEERDAWMLKANERWHGFGNLAEGFNMLDPIKATIITPGLDVEGDFSEEFGIPAAIVTKYLSEHGVIVEKTGLYSFFIMFTIGITKGRWNTMVAALQQFKDDYDKNQPLWKVLPEFVQKHPRYERVGLKDLCTQIHEVYKANDVARLTTEMYLSDMVPAMKPTDAFSKMAHRKIERVAIDDLEGRVTAVLLTPYPPGIPLLIPGERFNKVIVNYLKFAREFNEKFPGFETDNHGLVKQIVDGKAVYYVDCVKQED; this is translated from the coding sequence ATGAAATTTAGATTCCCTATCGTCATTATTGACGAGGACTTTCGCTCCGAGAACTCTTCCGGCCTGGGCATCCGTGTGCTGGCGAAAGCCATCGAAGATGAGGGCCTGGAAGTGCTGGGCGTGACCAGCTACGGCGACCTGACGTCTTTTGCGCAACAGCAAAGCCGTGCATCAGCCTTTATCCTGTCGATTGATGATGAGGAAATCGTTGAGGAGAAACCGGAAGCCATTGAGCAACTGCGTAACTTTGTGCAGGAAATCCGCTACCGCAACGAGGAAATCCCCATTTTCCTGCATGGCGAAACCCGTACCAGCCGCCACATCCCTAACGATGTGTTGCGCGAGTTGCACGGCTTTATCCATATGAATGAAGACACGCCTGAGTTTGTGGCGCGCCTGATTATCCGCGAAGCCAAAGCCTACCTGGACAGCTTGCCACCGCCCTTCTTCAAGGCACTCACTCATTACGCGGCTGATGGCTCCTACTCCTGGCATTGCCCTGGTCACTCCGGTGGCGTTGCCTTCCTGAAATCGCCTGTCGGGCAGATGTTCCACCAGTTTTTTGGCGAGAACATGCTGCGTGCAGACGTGTGTAATGCGGTGGATGAATTAGGCCAATTACTGGATCACACCGGCCCGGTGGCCGCTTCTGAACGCAACGCTGCGCGCATCTACAACTGCGACCATTTGTACTTTGTCACTAACGGCACCTCAACATCGAACAAGATTGTTTGGAACTCAACCGTGGCACCGGGTGACATTGTGGTGGTTGACCGCAACTGCCATAAATCCGTATTGCATTCCATCATCATGACGGGTGCCGTGCCAGTATTCCTGATGCCGACGCGTAACCATTTCGGCATTATCGGGCCTATCCCAAAAAGTGAATTCGCCTGGGAAAACATTCAGAAAAAAATCGAGCGCAACCCTTTTGCTACCGACAAAAATGCAAAACCACGCGTGCTGACCATCACACAATCTACCTATGACGGCGTCTTGTATAACGTCGAAGAAATCAAAGAAATGCTGGATGGCAAAATTGACACCCTGCACTTTGACGAAGCCTGGCTACCACATGCCACCTTCCATGACTTTTATGGTGACTACCATGCGATTGGCGCTGACCGTCCGCGCTGTAAAGAATCCATGGTGTTCTCCACCCAGTCCACGCACAAACTGCTGGCAGGGTTGAGCCAGGCCTCACAGATTCTGGTGCAGGATGCGGACCAGAACCGCCTGGACCGTGACGTGTTTAACGAAGCTTATCTCATGCATACTTCCACCAGCCCGCAATACTCAATTATTGCCAGCTGCGACGTGGCCGCTGCCATGATGGAAGCCCCTGGCGGTACCGCTTTGGTAGAAGAGTCTCTCAAAGAAGCTTTGGACTTCCGCCGTGCCATGCGCAAGGTGGACGAAGAATGGGGCACCGACTGGTGGTTTAAAGTCTGGGGCCCGACTGATTTGTCTGAAGACGGCCTGGAAGAGCGCGACGCCTGGATGCTCAAAGCCAATGAGCGCTGGCACGGTTTCGGTAACCTGGCCGAAGGCTTTAACATGCTGGACCCGATCAAAGCCACCATTATTACCCCTGGCCTTGATGTAGAGGGTGACTTCTCTGAGGAGTTCGGCATCCCGGCGGCTATTGTGACAAAATATCTGTCAGAACATGGTGTGATTGTTGAAAAAACGGGGCTCTACTCATTCTTTATCATGTTCACTATCGGCATTACCAAAGGCCGCTGGAATACCATGGTAGCCGCGTTACAACAGTTTAAAGACGACTACGACAAGAACCAGCCGCTATGGAAAGTGTTGCCAGAGTTTGTGCAGAAACACCCGCGCTATGAACGTGTCGGTCTTAAAGACTTGTGTACACAAATTCACGAAGTGTACAAAGCCAATGACGTGGCGCGCCTGACGACGGAAATGTACCTGTCTGACATGGTCCCAGCCATGAAACCGACTGACGCTTTCTCGAAAATGGCACACCGCAAAATTGAGCGCGTAGCGATTGATGACCTTGAAGGCCGTGTGACGGCAGTGCTGTTAACACCCTACCCGCCGGGTATTCCGCTGCTGATTCCCGGTGAACGCTTTAATAAGGTGATTGTGAACTACCTCAAGTTTGCACGTGAGTTTAATGAGAAATTCCCTGGGTTTGAGACGGATAACCATGGGTTAGTGAAGCAAATAGTCGATGGTAAAGCTGTGTATTACGTGGATTGCGTGAAGCAGGAAGATTAA
- the dcd gene encoding dCTP deaminase codes for MSIKSDKWIRRMAEQHGMIEPFEPKLVRETNGQKIVSYGTSSYGYDIRCADEFRVFTNINSTIVDPKQFDPKSFVEVSGKGYCVIPPNSFALARTVEYFRIPRSVLTVCLGKSTYARCGIIVNVTPFEPEWEGYVTLEFSNTTPLPAKIYAGEGCAQVLFLESDEICETSYKDRGGKYQGQTGVTLPKI; via the coding sequence ATGAGCATTAAGTCTGACAAATGGATACGCAGAATGGCTGAACAACACGGCATGATTGAGCCGTTTGAGCCCAAGCTTGTACGTGAGACCAATGGCCAGAAGATTGTGTCTTATGGCACCTCTTCTTACGGCTACGATATCCGTTGTGCTGACGAATTCCGCGTATTTACCAATATCAACAGCACGATTGTCGACCCTAAACAATTTGACCCGAAGTCGTTTGTCGAGGTCTCCGGCAAAGGCTATTGCGTGATTCCCCCTAACTCATTTGCACTGGCGCGCACGGTAGAGTATTTCCGTATTCCTCGCTCTGTACTGACTGTATGCCTGGGCAAGTCGACTTATGCGCGTTGCGGCATTATCGTCAACGTCACCCCCTTTGAACCAGAGTGGGAAGGTTATGTCACACTTGAATTCAGCAACACCACACCGCTACCCGCCAAAATTTATGCTGGCGAAGGCTGCGCGCAAGTGTTGTTCCTGGAGTCTGATGAAATCTGTGAAACGAGCTACAAAGACCGTGGTGGCAAATACCAGGGTCAAACTGGCGTGACTTTGCCAAAAATATAA
- the pgl gene encoding 6-phosphogluconolactonase, which produces MSLNAQTRWLTFQSQQEINQAALNRILAAADAAIAKYGSFLIVLAGGSTPKAVYQLLAKANADWANWHVYHNDDRCLPVDHAERNSKMARDAWLSHVPIPENQIHDIPAELGNVEGAKAYAQTLKGVRTFDLVILGLGEDGHTASLFPGHAVDNSADAVPVFNSPKPPADRITISQNRLNNSHEVMFLVTGAGKQEAVDQWRSGVAIPATLIQSPNGVDVYCFGVELK; this is translated from the coding sequence ATGTCTTTGAATGCTCAAACCCGTTGGCTCACATTTCAATCCCAGCAAGAAATTAATCAAGCTGCCTTGAACAGAATTTTGGCTGCTGCTGATGCGGCAATTGCCAAATATGGCAGCTTTCTCATTGTATTGGCTGGTGGCAGTACCCCAAAAGCCGTTTATCAGTTGCTGGCAAAGGCTAATGCCGACTGGGCTAACTGGCATGTGTATCACAATGATGACCGCTGCTTGCCGGTCGATCATGCCGAACGCAATAGCAAGATGGCGCGGGACGCCTGGCTGAGCCATGTGCCTATTCCAGAAAATCAGATTCACGATATTCCTGCCGAGCTGGGCAATGTGGAAGGCGCCAAAGCCTACGCCCAAACCCTCAAAGGAGTGCGTACTTTTGACCTGGTGATTCTTGGCTTGGGTGAAGATGGCCATACGGCTAGCTTGTTCCCTGGTCATGCGGTCGATAACTCTGCTGATGCAGTTCCCGTGTTTAATTCGCCCAAGCCGCCCGCGGACCGAATTACCATTAGCCAAAACCGTTTGAACAATTCGCACGAAGTCATGTTCCTGGTGACCGGGGCAGGCAAACAAGAGGCGGTCGATCAGTGGCGTAGCGGGGTTGCAATCCCGGCAACATTGATTCAATCACCCAATGGTGTGGATGTCTATTGTTTTGGTGTCGAGTTGAAATAG